The following is a genomic window from Candidatus Thermoplasmatota archaeon.
TGACGATCTTTTTTTCATATTCATTATTTGATTCGACTTTTCATGTTATCAGTGCTATGTCTACAACAGGATTCAGCTATCTCAAGGTTTACGATTTTTCAGGTAACCTAAAATTATTCTTAGTCTTTCTAATGTTTGTTGGGGGAGCTAGCTTCTCAACAGCAGGTGGAATAAAAATCTATAGATTTCTTTTACTTTTCAAGGTAACGAAAAAAGTTGTGACAGACAGTATAACACAGAGGGATACCACAGTTAAACTCTTTGGAAAAGAATACACAAACGCTGAACTTATTCAGGTTGTTACAATGGTTATTTTGATGGCAGGCATAATACTCATCTCAGCGGCTATCGTAAGCTCATATGGGAACTCACCGATAGACTCAATTTTTGAAGTTACATCGGCCATAGCCACAACAGGTTTAAGCGTAGGTATAGCTGGACCAAGCCTAGCAATGGAACTTAAATGGCTGTTTGTTTTATTAATGATATTAGGGAGAATAGAGATACTTGCGTTTTTGATAGCTTTCTCAAGAGCAAAAGAACCAAAAGAAGTTTGGTCAGCAAACTAAAATAATTAAACCTTAAAATGGCGTTTATCTTTTTTATAACGAATCAAAGACGATACAAATGGAATATCAAATAAAATATTACCGACTAAAATGATAACTCCGAGCATTAGCTGACCATTAAGATCTGAGACTCCAAGAGAGTACCCTCGATTGAACCAGTCAAAAACTAGAAAGCTGCCCACTAGCAAAGGCAAAATAATGAGCATAGGTGCAAAGAAAACTTCTGATTTAACAATTTTCATATTATTATAATCAGTTTTCAAATATTCTTTATCTTTAACATCCATACCAATCACCATGGCATCTTCACTGGATAAATTACTATATCTGGTGAACTAAAACCAGTATAACCTAAGCTAAACCATATAATCAACAACAAAACAGCTGGTAACATTTGAATCATAAAGTCATCATCAATCCACCAAAATTTTTTAGTCTCACCAACAATAGCACCAAAAGCACCAATAATAGAAACAAAAAACATAACAAAAAAATCTGCTTTATACCAAGCAACAACAAAGAAAAGCATACAAACAAAAAAACCAATGACATGAGCACTTTTATGACCA
Proteins encoded in this region:
- a CDS encoding dolichol kinase produces the protein FFGLRIYEKNRVGSYLFFGVALVTLLLYFPQQIAIPCILCASIGDPVIGEIRSRFGHKSAHVIGFFVCMLFFVVAWYKADFFVMFFVSIIGAFGAIVGETKKFWWIDDDFMIQMLPAVLLLIIWFSLGYTGFSSPDIVIYPVKMPW